The following are from one region of the Vicugna pacos chromosome 9, VicPac4, whole genome shotgun sequence genome:
- the CEBPA gene encoding CCAAT/enhancer-binding protein alpha codes for MESADFYEAEPRPPMNSHLQSPPHAPSSAAFGFPRGAGPAQPPAPPAAPEPLGGICEHETSIDISAYIDPAAFNDEFLADLFQHSRQQEKAKAAAAPAGGGGDFDYPGAPVGSGGAVMSGGAHGPPPGYSCAAAGYLDGRLEPLYERVGAPALRPLVIKQEPREEDEAKQLALAGLFPYQPPPPPPPPHSHPQPAHLAAPHLQFQIAHCGQTTMHLQPGHPTPPPTPVPSPHPAPALGAAGLPGPGGALKGLAAAHPDLRAGGGGGSSGGAGKAKKSVDKNSNEYRVRRERNNIAVRKSRDKAKQRNVETQQKVLELTSDNDRLRKRVEQLSRELDTLRGIFRQLPESSLVKAMGNCA; via the coding sequence ATGGAGTCGGCCGACTTCTACGAGGCGGAGCCGCGGCCCCCGATGAACAGCCACCTCCAGAGCCCCCCGCACGCGCCTAGCAGCGCCGCCTTCGGCTTTCCCCGGGGTGCGGGCCCCGCgcagccccctgccccacctgctGCCCCGGAGCCGCTGGGCGGCATCTGCGAACACGAGACGTCCATCGACATCAGCGCCTACATCGACCCGGCCGCCTTCAACGACGAGTTCCTGGCCGACCTGTTCCAGCACAGCCGGCAGCAGGAGAAGGCCAAGGCGGCCGCGGCcccggcgggaggcggcggcgacTTTGACTACCCCGGCGCCCCCGTGGGCTCCGGCGGCGCCGTCATGTCCGGGGGGGCGCACGGCCCCCCTCCCGGCTACAGCTGCGCGGCGGCTGGCTACCTGGACGGCAGGCTGGAGCCCCTCTACGAGCGCGTCGGGGCGCCGGCGCTGCGGCCGCTGGTGATCAAGCAGGAGCCGCGCGAGGAGGACGAGGCGAAGCAGCTGGCGCTGGCCGGCCTCTTTCCCtaccagccgccgccgccgccgccgccaccgcacTCGCACCCGCAGCCCGCACACCTGGCCGCCCCGCACCTGCAGTTCCAGATCGCGCACTGCGGCCAGACCACCATGCACCTGCAGCCAGGCCACCCCACGCCGCCGCCTACGCCCGTGCCCAGCCCGCACCCAGCGCCCGCACTTGGCGCCGCTGGCCTGCCAGGCCCCGGCGGCGCGCTCAAGGGGCTGGCTGCCGCACACCCCGACCTCCGcgcggggggcggcggcggcagtaGTGGCGGCGCGGGCAAAGCCAAGAAGTCGGTGGACAAGAACAGCAACGAGTACCGGGTGCGACGCGAGCGCAACAACATCGCCGTGCGCAAGAGCCGGGACAAGGCCAAGCAGCGCAACGTGGAGACGCAACAGAAGGTGCTCGAGCTGACCAGTGACAATGACCGCCTGCGCAAGCGGGTGGAACAACTGAGCCGCGAACTGGACACGCTGCGGGGCATCTTCCGCCAGCTGCCTGAGAGCTCCCTGGTCAAGGCCATGGGCAACTGCGCGTGA